From Macaca mulatta isolate MMU2019108-1 chromosome 1, T2T-MMU8v2.0, whole genome shotgun sequence, the proteins below share one genomic window:
- the CDC7 gene encoding cell division cycle 7-related protein kinase isoform X1 — MEASLGIQMDEPMAFSPQRDRSQAEGSLKKNEQNFKLAGVKKDIEKLYEAVPQLGNVFKIKDKIGEGTFSSVYLATAQLQVGPEEKIALKHLIPTSHPVRIAAELQCLTVAGGQDNVMGVKYCFRKNDHVVIAMPYLEHESFLDILNSLSFQEVREYMFNLFKALKRIHQFGIVHRDVKPSNFLYNRRLKKYALVDFGLAQGTHDTKIELLKFVQSEAQQERCSQNKSHIITGNKIPLSGPVPKELDQQSTTKASVKRPYTNAQIQIKQGKDGKEGSVGLSVQRSVFGERNFNIHSSISHESPAVKLMKQSKTVDVLSRKLATKKKTISAKVMNSGVMRKTASSCPTSLTCDCYATDKVCSICLSRRQQVAPRAGTPGFRAPEVLTKCPNQTTAIDMWSAGVIFLSLLSGRYPFYKASDDLTALAQIMTIRGSRETIQAAKTFGKSILCSKEVPAQDLRKLCERLRGMGSNTPKLTSDIQGPASHQPTVSEKTDHKASRLIQTPPGQYSGNSFKKGDSNSCGCCFDEYTTNLEGWNEVPDEAYDLLDKLLDLNPASRITAEEALLHPFFKDMSL, encoded by the exons ATGGAGGCGTCTTTGGGGATTCAAATGGATGAGCCAATGGCTTTTTCTCCCCAGCGTGACCGGTCTCAGGCTGAAGGCTCTCTAAAAAAAAACGAGCAGAATTTTAAACTTGCAG GTGTTAAAAAAGATATTGAGAAGCTTTATGAAGCTGTACCACAGCTTGGGAATGTGTTTAAGATTAAGGACAAAATTGGAGAAG GCACTTTCAGCTCTGTTTATTTGGCCACAGCACAGTTACAAGTAGGACCTGAAGAGAAAATTGCTCTAAAACACTTGATTCCAACAAGTCATCCTGTAAGAATTGCAGCTGAACTTCAGTGCCTAACAGTGGCTGG GGGGCAAGATAATGTCATGGGAGTTAAATACTGCTTTAGGAAGAATGATCATGTAGTTATTGCTATGCCGTATCTGGAGCATGAGTCGTTTTTG GACATTTTgaattctctttcctttcaagaagTACGGGAATATATGTTTAATCTGTTCAAAGCTTTGAAACGCATCCATCAGTTTGGTATTGTTCACCGTGATGTTAAGCCCAGCAATTTTTTATATAATAGGCGCTTGAAAAA GTATGCCTTGGTAGACTTTGGTTTGGCCCAAGGAACCCATGACACGAAAATAGAGCTTCTCAAATTTGTCCAGTCTGAAGCTCAGCAGGAAAGGTGTTCACAAAACAAATCCCACATAATCACAGGAAACAAGATTCCATTGAGTGGCCCAGTACCTAAGGAGCTGGATCAGCAGTCCACCACAAAAGCTTCTGTTAAAAGACCCTACACAAATGCACAAATTCAGATTAAACAAGGAAAAGATGGAAAg GAGGGATCTGTAGGCCTTTCTGTCCAGCGCTCTGTTTTTGGAGAAAGAAATTTCAATATACACAGCTCCATTTCACATGAGAGCCCTGCAGTGAAA CTCATGAAGCAGTCAAAGACTGTGGATGTACTGTCTAGAAAGTTAGCAACAAAAAAGAAGACTATTTCTGCAAAAGTTATGAATAGTGGTGTAATGAGGAAAACTGCCAGTTCTTGCCCAACTAGCCTGACCTGTGACTGCTATGCAACAGATAAAGTTTGTAGTATTTGCCTTTCAAG GCGTCAGCAGGTTGCCCCTAGGGCAGGTACACCAGGATTCAGAGCACCAGAAGTCTTGACAAAGTGCCCCAATCAAACTACAG CAATTGACATGTGGTCTGCAGGtgtcatatttctttctttgcttaGTGGACGATACCCATTTTATAAAGCAAGTGATGATTTAACTGCTTTGGCCCAAATTATGACAATTCGGGGATCCAGAGAAACTATCCAAGCTGCTAAAACTTTTG GGAAATCAATATTATGTAGCAAAGAAGTTCCAGCACAAGACTTGAGAAAACTCTGTGAGAGACTCAGGGGTATGGGTTCTAACACTCCCAAGTTAACAAGTGATATACAAGGACCTGCTTCTCATCAACCAACTGTTTCAGAGAAGACTGACCATAAAGCTTCTCGCCTCATACAAACACCTCCAGGACAATACTCAGGGAATTCATTTAAAAAGGGGGATAGTAATAGCTGTGGGTGTTGTTTTGATGAGTATACTACCAATTTAGAAGGCTGGAATGAGGTACCTGATGAAGCTTATGACCTGCTTGATAAACTTCTAGATCTAAATCCAGCTTCAAGAATAACAGCAGAAGAAGCTTTGCTGcatccattttttaaagatatgagCTTGTGA
- the CDC7 gene encoding cell division cycle 7-related protein kinase (The RefSeq protein has 1 substitution compared to this genomic sequence), with amino-acid sequence MEASLGIQMDEPMAFSPQRDRSQAEGSLKKNEQNFKLAGVKKDIEKLYEAVPQLGNVFKIKDKIGEGTFSSVYLATAQLQVGPEEKIALKHLIPTSHPVRIAAELQCLTVAGGQDNVMGVKYCFRKNDHVVIAMPYLEHESFLDILNSLSFQEVREYMFNLFKALKRIHQFGIVHRDVKPSNFLYNRRLKKYALVDFGLAQGTHDTKIELLKFVQSEAQQERCSQNKSHIITGNKIPLSGPVPKELDQQSTTKASVKRPYTNAQIQIKQGKDGKEGSVGLSVQRSVFGERNFNIHSSISHESPAVKLMKQSKTVDVLSRKLATKKKTISAKVMNSGVMRKTASSCPTSLTCDCYATDKVCSICLSRRQQVAPRAGTPGFRAPEVLTKCPNQTTAIDMWSAGVIFLSLLSGRYPFYKASDDLTALAQIMTIRGSRETIQAAKTFGKSILCSKEVPAQDLRKLCERLRGMDSNTPKLTSDIQGPASHQPTVSEKTDHKASRLIQTPPGQYSGNSFKKGDSNSCGCCFDEYTTNLEGWNEVPDEAYDLLDKLLDLNPASRITAEEALLHPFFKDMSL; translated from the exons ATGGAGGCGTCTTTGGGGATTCAAATGGATGAGCCAATGGCTTTTTCTCCCCAGCGTGACCGGTCTCAGGCTGAAGGCTCTCTAAAAAAAAACGAGCAGAATTTTAAACTTGCAG GTGTTAAAAAAGATATTGAGAAGCTTTATGAAGCTGTACCACAGCTTGGGAATGTGTTTAAGATTAAGGACAAAATTGGAGAAG GCACTTTCAGCTCTGTTTATTTGGCCACAGCACAGTTACAAGTAGGACCTGAAGAGAAAATTGCTCTAAAACACTTGATTCCAACAAGTCATCCTGTAAGAATTGCAGCTGAACTTCAGTGCCTAACAGTGGCTGG GGGGCAAGATAATGTCATGGGAGTTAAATACTGCTTTAGGAAGAATGATCATGTAGTTATTGCTATGCCGTATCTGGAGCATGAGTCGTTTTTG GACATTTTgaattctctttcctttcaagaagTACGGGAATATATGTTTAATCTGTTCAAAGCTTTGAAACGCATCCATCAGTTTGGTATTGTTCACCGTGATGTTAAGCCCAGCAATTTTTTATATAATAGGCGCTTGAAAAA GTATGCCTTGGTAGACTTTGGTTTGGCCCAAGGAACCCATGACACGAAAATAGAGCTTCTCAAATTTGTCCAGTCTGAAGCTCAGCAGGAAAGGTGTTCACAAAACAAATCCCACATAATCACAGGAAACAAGATTCCATTGAGTGGCCCAGTACCTAAGGAGCTGGATCAGCAGTCCACCACAAAAGCTTCTGTTAAAAGACCCTACACAAATGCACAAATTCAGATTAAACAAGGAAAAGATGGAAAg GAGGGATCTGTAGGCCTTTCTGTCCAGCGCTCTGTTTTTGGAGAAAGAAATTTCAATATACACAGCTCCATTTCACATGAGAGCCCTGCAGTGAAA CTCATGAAGCAGTCAAAGACTGTGGATGTACTGTCTAGAAAGTTAGCAACAAAAAAGAAGACTATTTCTGCAAAAGTTATGAATAGTGGTGTAATGAGGAAAACTGCCAGTTCTTGCCCAACTAGCCTGACCTGTGACTGCTATGCAACAGATAAAGTTTGTAGTATTTGCCTTTCAAG GCGTCAGCAGGTTGCCCCTAGGGCAGGTACACCAGGATTCAGAGCACCAGAAGTCTTGACAAAGTGCCCCAATCAAACTACAG CAATTGACATGTGGTCTGCAGGtgtcatatttctttctttgcttaGTGGACGATACCCATTTTATAAAGCAAGTGATGATTTAACTGCTTTGGCCCAAATTATGACAATTCGGGGATCCAGAGAAACTATCCAAGCTGCTAAAACTTTTG GGAAATCAATATTATGTAGCAAAGAAGTTCCAGCACAAGACTTGAGAAAACTCTGTGAGAGACTCAGGGGTATGGGTTCTAACACTCCCAAGTTAACAAGTGATATACAAGGACCTGCTTCTCATCAACCAACTGTTTCAGAGAAGACTGACCATAAAGCTTCTCGCCTCATACAAACACCTCCAGGACAATACTCAGGGAATTCATTTAAAAAGGGGGATAGTAATAGCTGTGGGTGTTGTTTTGATGAGTATACTACCAATTTAGAAGGCTGGAATGAGGTACCTGATGAAGCTTATGACCTGCTTGATAAACTTCTAGATCTAAATCCAGCTTCAAGAATAACAGCAGAAGAAGCTTTGCTGcatccattttttaaagatatgagCTTGTGA